A genome region from Jeotgalibacillus aurantiacus includes the following:
- a CDS encoding tetratricopeptide repeat protein: MSALDRLIRNLEQGHLETAMEDFSQLKNAGTDDEKFDAAEELFALGFLDESRQLYEQLMDAYPDEKELVILLAEVYTEMDQTEESLVLLERITADNEFFPRAMLLSADIYQMQGLYEVSEQKLLQAEKQLPDEPVIQFALGELYNEQGRFLEAIRHYKQINHPEMAGVNINRRLGECYSAGGSFEDALPYYESALEDERDVQTLFEYAFTAYQASHYQTASSVFEELLEMDPEYHAAYLLLARAYEQDEELEKALDAAESGVKSDPFHKELFLTAGKLSLKLGLEQKAEEFIRQAIALDPDYLEAALVLNRILIHQERAEEVLEVIEIVRSSGEDDPQFNWDAAKAYEWQEQYDQALEEYKKAYVVYNDHTDFLSDYGSFLLEEGRREEARVIFEKLIENDPSNEEWQMTLDSLNQF; the protein is encoded by the coding sequence TTGAGTGCACTAGACCGGTTAATCCGAAATCTTGAACAGGGTCACCTAGAAACAGCGATGGAGGATTTCAGTCAGCTGAAAAACGCAGGGACAGATGATGAAAAATTCGATGCTGCAGAGGAGCTTTTTGCTCTTGGTTTTCTCGATGAATCCAGACAGTTGTATGAACAGTTAATGGATGCTTATCCTGATGAAAAAGAACTGGTCATTCTGCTTGCTGAAGTATATACGGAAATGGATCAGACAGAAGAATCACTTGTTTTACTCGAGAGAATTACAGCTGACAATGAATTTTTCCCACGTGCGATGCTGCTGTCAGCAGATATTTATCAGATGCAGGGACTCTATGAAGTCAGTGAGCAGAAGCTTTTGCAAGCGGAAAAACAATTACCGGACGAACCCGTAATCCAGTTTGCGCTTGGAGAGTTATATAACGAACAGGGGCGTTTTTTAGAAGCCATCAGACACTATAAACAAATCAACCATCCTGAGATGGCTGGTGTCAATATTAACCGGAGACTCGGTGAATGTTACAGTGCAGGCGGTTCGTTTGAAGACGCGCTGCCTTATTATGAATCAGCGCTTGAAGACGAGCGGGATGTACAGACGTTGTTTGAATACGCATTTACTGCGTACCAGGCGTCTCATTACCAGACAGCAAGTTCTGTGTTCGAAGAGTTACTTGAAATGGATCCGGAATATCACGCAGCCTACCTTCTTTTAGCCCGCGCATATGAGCAAGATGAAGAGCTCGAAAAAGCACTTGATGCGGCTGAATCAGGTGTCAAATCCGATCCTTTTCACAAGGAATTATTTTTAACGGCAGGGAAACTTTCATTAAAACTTGGACTCGAACAAAAAGCTGAGGAATTCATACGTCAGGCGATCGCGCTTGACCCTGATTACCTTGAGGCAGCACTCGTTTTGAACCGGATCCTCATTCATCAGGAGAGAGCAGAAGAAGTATTGGAAGTGATCGAAATTGTAAGGAGCTCGGGTGAAGATGATCCGCAATTTAACTGGGATGCTGCTAAAGCTTACGAATGGCAGGAACAATATGATCAAGCACTTGAGGAATATAAAAAGGCGTACGTGGTATATAATGATCATACCGACTTCCTGTCTGATTACGGCTCTTTCCTCCTTGAGGAAGGAAGAAGAGAGGAAGCACGCGTTATTTTCGAAAAGCTGATTGAAAATGATCCGTCTAACGAGGAATGGCAAATGACGTTGGACAGTCTGAATCAATTTTAA
- a CDS encoding prephenate dehydrogenase, whose protein sequence is MKGNVLIVGLGLIGGSLALSILKEHPDVKVFGYDTREKEMKLAKAMNVITEEAYNLQEEAEKADLIMICTPVDQTVRIMGMLSEWNLKKDVIVTDVGSTKALIMENSHILSDKGITFIGGHPMAGSHKSGVSAAKTFLFENAFYLLTPSKGANGSVNKLKEWLRGTGAKFLVVEPEEHDYITGIVSHFPHIIASSLVHQVKKHYEKQPLISRMAAGGFRDLSRIASSNPTMWTDITIHNIDILRMLLNGWKEEMDDVLDLLEKAEPASIFSYFEEAKEFRDNMPILQKGAIPSFYDLFIDVPDYPGVISEITGLLASEHISIVNLRIMETREDIYGVMSISFQTEEDRKRGAECITAHTNYDVFTV, encoded by the coding sequence ATGAAAGGAAATGTATTAATCGTTGGCCTCGGACTCATAGGCGGATCACTTGCACTTTCGATTCTTAAGGAACATCCGGATGTAAAGGTCTTCGGATACGATACCCGTGAGAAAGAAATGAAGCTCGCTAAGGCGATGAACGTGATCACTGAAGAAGCGTATAACCTGCAGGAAGAAGCTGAAAAGGCAGACCTTATTATGATTTGCACGCCGGTTGACCAGACCGTCCGGATTATGGGAATGCTTTCTGAGTGGAACCTGAAAAAAGATGTGATTGTAACAGATGTGGGAAGTACGAAAGCATTGATCATGGAAAACAGCCACATTTTATCAGATAAGGGAATTACATTTATCGGGGGACATCCGATGGCCGGCTCGCATAAGAGTGGTGTTTCTGCAGCCAAAACATTTCTTTTTGAAAATGCTTTTTATCTGCTTACTCCTTCAAAAGGAGCAAACGGCAGCGTCAATAAACTTAAAGAGTGGCTTCGTGGCACAGGGGCAAAGTTTCTTGTTGTTGAGCCTGAAGAGCACGATTATATAACCGGAATCGTCAGTCACTTTCCGCATATTATTGCCTCTTCGCTTGTCCATCAAGTGAAAAAACATTATGAAAAACAGCCGCTCATTTCCAGAATGGCAGCGGGTGGATTCAGGGATTTATCAAGAATTGCCTCATCTAACCCGACGATGTGGACTGATATTACCATTCATAATATTGACATACTCCGTATGCTGCTGAATGGCTGGAAAGAAGAAATGGATGACGTTCTGGATCTGCTTGAAAAAGCCGAACCTGCCTCAATCTTTTCCTACTTTGAAGAGGCGAAGGAATTTCGTGATAATATGCCAATTCTTCAAAAAGGCGCAATTCCTTCGTTTTATGATCTCTTCATTGACGTGCCGGATTACCCCGGTGTCATCTCGGAAATAACCGGACTGCTGGCTTCGGAACATATAAGTATTGTTAATCTACGGATCATGGAGACACGGGAAGACATTTACGGCGTCATGTCGATCAGCTTTCAAACGGAGGAAGATCGAAAGCGTGGAGCCGAATGTATTACTGCACATACAAATTATGATGTGTTTACCGTATAA
- the aroH gene encoding chorismate mutase, which yields MIRGIRGATTVENDSEQEVILSTEKLLLEMIDQNHINPDQTASVFISVTPDLVSAFPAKALRKIHGWDYVPVMCMQEIPVEGSLPRCIRVMLHVNTEVKQSDIIHIYQRDAVTLRPDLVNNSKL from the coding sequence ATGATACGCGGGATTAGAGGAGCAACGACTGTAGAAAATGATTCAGAGCAGGAAGTGATACTTTCTACAGAAAAACTTCTGTTAGAGATGATTGATCAAAATCATATAAACCCTGACCAGACAGCCTCTGTATTTATTTCAGTAACACCCGACCTCGTTTCGGCTTTTCCTGCAAAAGCGCTAAGAAAAATTCATGGATGGGATTACGTTCCCGTTATGTGTATGCAGGAAATTCCGGTTGAGGGATCTTTGCCAAGGTGTATCCGGGTAATGCTGCATGTGAACACTGAAGTGAAGCAGTCGGATATCATTCATATCTATCAGAGGGATGCAGTAACCCTTCGCCCTGATTTAGTTAACAATTCTAAACTTTGA
- the aroA gene encoding 3-phosphoshikimate 1-carboxyvinyltransferase, which produces MKSLHFTNSVLNGEIQVPGDKSISHRSIMFGAIAEGTTTVTGFLKGDDCLSTIDCFRKMGVQIEENDDKIIIHGTGFDGLKEPSEVLDTGNSGTTTRLLLGILAGRPFHSVIQGDESIAKRPMRRVTDPLRKMGASIDGREDGEYTPLSVRGGDLQPFDFTLPVASAQLKSALIFAGLQSEYETRITEPEKTRDHTERMIRLFGGDVKREDDTIIISGGQSFKGRNMHVPGDISSAAFFLVAGAITPGSKLVLKNVGLNETRTGIIDVLNQMGADIQLSEVTEDAEPAGTVTVNYSSLKGTEISGALIPRLIDEIPIIALMATQASGTTIIKDAEELKVKESNRIDAVVEELSKLGADIKATDDGMIINGPVKLQGGEADSRGDHRIGMMLAVASLLTENPVSIKDIDCISVSYPSFFDDLESVIKK; this is translated from the coding sequence ATGAAATCATTGCATTTTACAAATTCAGTGTTAAACGGAGAAATTCAGGTTCCGGGTGACAAGTCCATTTCACACCGTTCCATCATGTTCGGTGCCATTGCTGAAGGAACGACAACTGTAACAGGATTCCTTAAAGGGGATGACTGTCTGAGCACGATTGACTGCTTCCGCAAGATGGGGGTGCAGATTGAGGAAAACGATGACAAAATAATTATTCATGGAACAGGGTTCGATGGACTAAAGGAACCTTCAGAGGTACTTGATACAGGAAATTCCGGAACGACCACCCGGCTTCTGCTCGGGATCCTTGCCGGCAGACCGTTTCATTCTGTCATCCAGGGGGATGAATCCATTGCCAAAAGGCCAATGAGAAGGGTCACTGATCCATTGCGCAAAATGGGTGCGTCCATAGATGGCAGAGAAGACGGCGAGTACACACCACTATCCGTCAGGGGCGGAGACCTGCAGCCGTTTGATTTTACGTTACCTGTTGCGAGCGCGCAGCTGAAGTCTGCCCTGATATTTGCAGGATTGCAGTCAGAATATGAAACAAGAATCACTGAACCCGAAAAGACAAGGGATCATACTGAACGCATGATCCGGCTGTTTGGCGGTGACGTTAAAAGAGAGGATGATACAATTATCATCTCCGGTGGACAATCCTTTAAGGGAAGAAACATGCACGTACCTGGTGACATATCATCAGCCGCATTCTTCCTCGTTGCAGGAGCCATAACACCAGGCAGCAAACTTGTATTGAAAAATGTAGGCTTAAACGAAACGCGTACGGGAATTATTGATGTGTTAAACCAGATGGGAGCTGACATCCAGCTGAGCGAAGTAACAGAGGATGCAGAGCCGGCCGGGACTGTAACAGTTAACTATTCATCTCTTAAAGGCACGGAAATCAGTGGAGCACTCATTCCAAGACTTATTGATGAGATCCCAATCATCGCATTAATGGCTACGCAGGCATCAGGTACTACCATCATCAAAGATGCTGAAGAGTTGAAAGTCAAAGAATCAAACAGAATTGACGCAGTCGTAGAAGAACTATCGAAACTTGGAGCGGATATCAAAGCGACTGATGATGGAATGATCATTAATGGTCCTGTAAAACTCCAGGGTGGAGAGGCTGACTCGCGTGGAGACCACCGGATCGGGATGATGCTGGCTGTTGCGTCTTTATTGACAGAAAACCCTGTTTCAATTAAAGATATAGATTGTATCAGCGTGTCCTACCCGTCATTTTTTGACGATCTGGAATCCGTCATAAAAAAATAA
- a CDS encoding ReoY family proteolytic degradation factor — MAASVSINEKKDFIRWFLAHYQLKKRESVWILNYLMSHDQLMENLHFVEEAQYCPRGIVMSTNCTDDVPFRFYKGNVMTTDAEKSFHDIRLHREDDIYIQLNFQSSLSTHQYAAVLEENPFMPKYVKITDKDRILAEQFLKESLSTFKKEHLMKEIDRALDEQDYDRFQELTSELKRSF, encoded by the coding sequence ATGGCTGCATCTGTTTCAATAAATGAGAAAAAGGATTTTATCCGCTGGTTTCTTGCCCATTATCAGCTTAAGAAACGTGAATCCGTTTGGATCCTGAACTATCTGATGAGCCACGATCAGCTGATGGAAAACCTGCATTTTGTTGAAGAGGCTCAGTATTGCCCAAGGGGTATTGTCATGTCAACGAACTGTACCGATGATGTTCCATTCCGTTTCTATAAAGGAAACGTCATGACAACCGATGCTGAGAAGTCATTTCACGATATCCGCCTTCACAGGGAAGATGATATCTACATTCAGCTTAATTTTCAATCGTCCCTTTCGACACATCAGTATGCAGCAGTACTCGAAGAGAATCCTTTTATGCCTAAGTATGTGAAGATCACAGACAAGGACAGAATTCTGGCAGAGCAGTTTTTAAAAGAGAGCCTGTCGACCTTTAAAAAGGAGCATCTGATGAAAGAAATTGACCGTGCGCTTGATGAGCAGGATTATGACCGATTTCAGGAACTGACTTCAGAACTGAAAAGAAGTTTTTAA
- the hisC gene encoding histidinol-phosphate transaminase, whose amino-acid sequence MDIKQQVRKLSPYKPGKTSDEVKREFGLTEIIKLASNENPFGCSEKVTEGIRSGEFNFALYPDGAGSILRNALVDHYGLQPEQFILGNGSDEVIQIISRALLEPGKNTVMPTPSFPQYKHNAVVEGAEVREIPLVNGAHDLDAMAEAVDSQTAVVWVCSPNNPTGVLVESAKLKAFLDKIPEKVLVVLDEAYHEYVTDEDYYNGIQLTAEYPNLIVTRTFSKAYGLAGFRVGYGISNPSIIQALEPVREPFNTSTLAQFAAAKALSDQDFIEKCKLENTRGLRQFEDFCRESGLSYYPSQGNFILIDFKRDADELFNILLQNGLIVRSGNALGFPTSLRITVGSEEQNSKIISVLTETINS is encoded by the coding sequence GTGGATATTAAACAGCAGGTCAGAAAACTTTCACCTTACAAACCAGGTAAAACATCAGATGAAGTGAAAAGAGAATTCGGTTTGACTGAAATTATTAAGCTTGCATCAAATGAGAATCCTTTTGGATGCTCGGAAAAAGTGACAGAAGGAATCCGTTCCGGGGAATTTAATTTTGCCCTTTATCCAGATGGTGCAGGCTCTATTCTGAGAAATGCGCTCGTTGACCACTACGGTCTTCAGCCTGAGCAGTTTATTCTTGGAAACGGATCAGATGAAGTCATTCAGATTATTTCAAGAGCCTTGCTTGAACCGGGTAAAAATACAGTTATGCCGACGCCATCCTTCCCTCAGTATAAGCACAATGCAGTAGTTGAGGGAGCGGAAGTAAGAGAGATTCCGCTTGTAAACGGCGCACATGATCTCGATGCTATGGCTGAAGCAGTAGACAGTCAGACTGCGGTCGTTTGGGTATGCAGTCCGAATAATCCGACAGGGGTTCTTGTGGAGTCCGCGAAACTCAAAGCTTTTTTAGACAAAATTCCTGAAAAAGTACTCGTTGTCCTTGATGAAGCTTATCATGAGTACGTTACTGATGAAGATTATTATAACGGCATTCAATTAACGGCTGAATATCCGAACCTGATCGTGACAAGAACTTTTTCAAAAGCATATGGGCTTGCCGGCTTCCGCGTCGGGTATGGAATTTCAAATCCTTCCATCATACAGGCGCTTGAACCGGTGCGTGAACCTTTTAATACCAGTACCCTTGCGCAGTTTGCTGCTGCAAAAGCACTTTCAGATCAGGATTTTATTGAGAAATGCAAGCTTGAAAATACGAGAGGACTCCGCCAGTTTGAAGATTTTTGCCGTGAGTCCGGATTAAGCTACTATCCGTCACAGGGGAACTTTATTCTGATTGATTTTAAGCGTGATGCCGATGAACTATTCAACATTCTGCTGCAAAATGGATTAATCGTGAGAAGCGGAAATGCTTTAGGCTTCCCTACAAGCCTTCGTATCACAGTCGGTTCAGAGGAACAGAATAGCAAAATTATTTCCGTTTTGACTGAGACCATTAATTCTTAA